ATTTTGGCGGCAGCCCCCATTGCCGAAGGCGAGAAAACTGTGCAGGAGCAGCGCGACGGCATGGTGGCGGCTACTGCCGGTTTTCCGGTTGCCGAGGGGGCCATCATCGAGCCCGTGACGGCCAACGGCGTGCCCGGTGAATGGGTGTCGATGCCCGGTGCCTCCGACAAGCACGCGGTGCTGTATCTGCATGGCGGCGGCTACGTCATCGGCTCGCCTGTCACCCACCGCTCGCTGGCAGCAGCCATTGCGGGCGAAACGAATGCGAAACTGCTGGTGATTGATTATCGCATGGGGCCGGAAGATGCGTGCCCGGCAGCGATTGACGACGCGGTTGCGGCATACCAGTTCCTGCTCGACCAGGGCTATGACGCTGCCAATCTCGCCATCTCCGGCGACAGTGCGGGCGGCGGCCTGACAGTGGCAACGCTTGTGGCCCTGCGTGACAAGGGCGTGGCGCTTCCGGCTGCTGCGGCGCCCATCTCGCCATGGGTGGACCTCACCGGCAATTCGCCGACGCTTGAGAGTCGCGCTGACGTGGACCCAATGGTGCAAAAGGACGGCCTGCTGGACATGGCCGCAAAGTATCGTGGCAGTCTGCCCGCCGACGACCCGCGCGTGTCGCCGCTTTTTGCAGACCTCAAGGGCCTGCCGCCAATGCTCATTCAGGTGGGCGATCACGAGACGCTGCTGGGTGACTCAGAGGAGCTCGACAAGCGCGCCAGGGCAGCAGGCGTTGAGACCAAGCTCGAAATCTGGGACGAGATGATCCACGTGTTTCACATGTTTCATTTCATCATGCCCGAAGCAGCCGAAGCCAATCGCCGCATCGGTGAGTTCTTCCGCGCCAAATGGGGTGTCGCGGCTGCGAACGCGGCTGAGTAATCCCGACTTTTCCTGTCCTTGCCTTTCCGCGGCTTGACTGCGGGACCCAGGGCTACACGAATATACAGTGCCACATGGCTCTGGACCCTGCGATCAAGTCGCGGGGAAGCACTGATGATTGGGTTGCTATGCCTCAAAACACGCTCTATGGCGGCGCCATTTCCCTCTACACGGGCAAGGCGCGCGCCTATATGGACTGGAAGCAGGTTCCGTACACAGAAGTTCAGGCAAATGTTGATGTCTATAAGCAGATCATCCTGCCGCGCGTCGGCTGGCCGGTGATCCCCGTGCTTGTGACGGACACGGATGAAACCGTACAGGACACGTCCGAGATCATCGACCATTTCGAGACGCTGGACCCGGACCCGTCTGTCTATCCAGGCGGCCCGGCGCAAAAAATGGCTGCCCTGCTCATCGAGGTGTTTGGTGATGAGTGGATGAAGCTGCCCGCCATGCACTATCGCTGGAACTACAATGAGGACTGGATCCTCACCCAGTTCGGCGCGCTGTCTGCACCCGATGCCACGCCGCAGGAACAGCGTGAAATCGGCGAAAAGCGCGCCGGGCCGTTTCGTGGGTCGCTGCCGTTTCTGGGTGTGCTGCCTGAAACCCGCAGCGCCATCGAGGAAAGCTACGAGGCGCTGCTGGCGGAGCTGAGTGCGCATTTCGAGCATCACGACTATCTGTTCGGCTCGCGCCCTTCCATTGGCGACTACGGCCTTATAGGTCCGCTTTATGCGCATAATTACCGCGACCCCAAATCCGGCGAAATGATGAAGGCGACCGCGCCGCGTGTTGCGCGCTGGGTGGAGCGGATGGTTGAGCCGCCGACACCGCGCGGCGGCACATTCCTGCCTAACGACACCGTGCCGGATACGATCGTTCCTCTGCTCAACCGTTTTGCTGTCGAGTATCTGCCGGTGCTTGAAAAGACCGCTGCGGCGTTCACCGCATGGGCTGAAGATCAGTCGCCAGGCACCGAGATTCCCCGCGCGTTGGGTACGCACGCTTTCACGCTGGGCGGCGTGACGGCAGAGCGCGCCATCTTCACGTTTGATCTGTGGATGATGCAACGCCCCTTGGACTTTTATGAAAGCCTCAGCGGCGCAGACAAGAAGGCCGTGGACGCGATGCTGGCAAAAGCCGGCTTGTCGGAGGTAGTGTCGCTGTCCGGGTACCCACGCATCACACGTACCAACTTCAAAACCGTCCTTGCCTGACGGACAACTACGGGAGCCTTGCGAATGTCGAGTGAAGGTCTGCATGAACCGATCGAGAAGCTGAGCGAGAAAACGCTCAACATGCATCGTGCCATCGTGTCGTTGATGGAAGAGCTGGAAGCCGCCGACTGGTATCGCCAGCGCGCCGACGGGTGCACGGACGACGCGCTGAAGAAAATCCTCATTCACAACATGAACGAGGAAATCGAGCACGCCGTGATGGTGATGGAGTGGCTGCGCCGCAATGACGAGCAGTTTGCCAAAGAGATGAAAGAGCGGCTGTTTACGGACGACCCCATCGCAGCACCCCACAGCCACCCCGACGACCACTAGAGACGTCGCGCAGCATCAGGCGTAACACCCCTTGCCGCCACCCTGCCACTTGCTAGACTTGGGTCCAGCAAAGTTGACCTGGCATCAAAAGCCGGGCCGCCCAAACGGGCAACAGGGGAGGTGGCAATGGACTACACACAGATAACCTATGCGCGTGATGGCGTTCTCGGAGTCGTCACCATGTCGCGGCCTGAAAAGCTCAATGCATGGACGCCGCGCATGGCCGAAGAAATGGCACATGCCTTCGGCGTCGCCAACAATGACCCGGACGTGGCCTGTATCGTGCTCACCGGCGAGGGCCGCGGCTTTTGTGCCGGTGCCGACATGCAGGAAACATTCAAGTCGCGCCTTGATGGTACCGACCCTGGCAATGACACCGCGGGCGGCTCCGGCGGGCTACCTGCCGGGCTGGACTGGATCGGACTTGTACGGTCGTCCAAGCCGATGATCGCCGCCGTCAACGGTCCGGCCGTGGGCATCGGCGTCACACAGATTTTGCCGTTTGACGTGATTATCGCTGCGGACGATGCGAAGTTCGGGCTGGTGTTTGTGAAGGTCGGCATCGTGCCGGAGCTGGCCTCCTCGCATTATGCAATCGCCCGCATGGGCTTTGCCAGAACCAGCGAAATGATGCTGTCAGGCAAAATATATACGGGAAGCGAAGTCGCCGAGTTCGGTCTTGCCAACTATGCGGTGCCCAAAGAGCAACTGTGGGACAAGGTGCATGAAGTCGCCGCCATGTTTGCCGACAACCCGCAGCCGATGATGCGGATGACCAAGCAGCTATTGTCGCAGAACATGGCAGAAACCGACATGACCCTTGTGCAGCGCCGCGAAACGGATGCGTTGAAAGAGTGCTGGACAACGCCGGAGCATCACGAAGCGGTAGATGCATTCCTCAACAAGCGTGATCCTGACTTCAAGCGCGCCGCGCTGCGCGGAGCGGCTGAATGAGTGCTATCGCCATCGAACACCGCGACGGTGTGGCGCATATTGCGCTTGCGCGACCCGACAAACGAAATGCGCTATCTCTTGCGTTGCAACAGGAACTGGCAGACGCATTGTGGGACGCCGACGAACGCACCGACATTCACTGCGTGGTTATCAGCGGGCAGGGGCAGGACTTCTGCGCAGGGTATGACCTGGGTGAACAGCCGCAGCGTGACACAACAAGGCGCGGTGCCAGAACCATAGACGATGACATCTGGCAGCTCGAACGCCAGCAGCGTCTGCGCATGACGATTTTCGACATGCACAAGCCGGTGATCGCCGCTGTTCACGGGCGTTGCCTTGCAGGTGGAACGGATGTGGCCTTTCTGGCCGATATGGTGATCGCAGCAGATGATGCAGTCATCGCGTTCCCGCCCGCGCGGGACCTGGGCTCATTGCCCAACCAGATGTGGCTTTATCATTGTGGGCCGCAATGGGCCAAGCGTCTGCTGCTGACCGGCGACAGCATCAACGGCAAGGATGCAGCGGGCATTGGACTTGTGCTCAAATCAGTGCCTGCGGATGAGCTT
The genomic region above belongs to Pyruvatibacter sp. and contains:
- a CDS encoding alpha/beta hydrolase, which translates into the protein MASEGLKQVLEILAAAPIAEGEKTVQEQRDGMVAATAGFPVAEGAIIEPVTANGVPGEWVSMPGASDKHAVLYLHGGGYVIGSPVTHRSLAAAIAGETNAKLLVIDYRMGPEDACPAAIDDAVAAYQFLLDQGYDAANLAISGDSAGGGLTVATLVALRDKGVALPAAAAPISPWVDLTGNSPTLESRADVDPMVQKDGLLDMAAKYRGSLPADDPRVSPLFADLKGLPPMLIQVGDHETLLGDSEELDKRARAAGVETKLEIWDEMIHVFHMFHFIMPEAAEANRRIGEFFRAKWGVAAANAAE
- a CDS encoding crotonase/enoyl-CoA hydratase family protein — encoded protein: MSAIAIEHRDGVAHIALARPDKRNALSLALQQELADALWDADERTDIHCVVISGQGQDFCAGYDLGEQPQRDTTRRGARTIDDDIWQLERQQRLRMTIFDMHKPVIAAVHGRCLAGGTDVAFLADMVIAADDAVIAFPPARDLGSLPNQMWLYHCGPQWAKRLLLTGDSINGKDAAGIGLVLKSVPADELTAEVEHLARRMALIDPDLLSTQKRIVNLGLELMGARTLQRLACENDARGHRARAADTFRNTVKEHGLKAAFAQRDEKFGDSFVDPLAPEHSKRTS
- a CDS encoding glutathione S-transferase family protein, with the protein product MPQNTLYGGAISLYTGKARAYMDWKQVPYTEVQANVDVYKQIILPRVGWPVIPVLVTDTDETVQDTSEIIDHFETLDPDPSVYPGGPAQKMAALLIEVFGDEWMKLPAMHYRWNYNEDWILTQFGALSAPDATPQEQREIGEKRAGPFRGSLPFLGVLPETRSAIEESYEALLAELSAHFEHHDYLFGSRPSIGDYGLIGPLYAHNYRDPKSGEMMKATAPRVARWVERMVEPPTPRGGTFLPNDTVPDTIVPLLNRFAVEYLPVLEKTAAAFTAWAEDQSPGTEIPRALGTHAFTLGGVTAERAIFTFDLWMMQRPLDFYESLSGADKKAVDAMLAKAGLSEVVSLSGYPRITRTNFKTVLA
- a CDS encoding enoyl-CoA hydratase/isomerase family protein — its product is MDYTQITYARDGVLGVVTMSRPEKLNAWTPRMAEEMAHAFGVANNDPDVACIVLTGEGRGFCAGADMQETFKSRLDGTDPGNDTAGGSGGLPAGLDWIGLVRSSKPMIAAVNGPAVGIGVTQILPFDVIIAADDAKFGLVFVKVGIVPELASSHYAIARMGFARTSEMMLSGKIYTGSEVAEFGLANYAVPKEQLWDKVHEVAAMFADNPQPMMRMTKQLLSQNMAETDMTLVQRRETDALKECWTTPEHHEAVDAFLNKRDPDFKRAALRGAAE
- a CDS encoding ferritin gives rise to the protein MSSEGLHEPIEKLSEKTLNMHRAIVSLMEELEAADWYRQRADGCTDDALKKILIHNMNEEIEHAVMVMEWLRRNDEQFAKEMKERLFTDDPIAAPHSHPDDH